A genomic segment from Methanofollis sp. encodes:
- a CDS encoding proline dehydrogenase family protein translates to MAGPDRRWFLPDLDEAVRWCEERNRQGISCSISPLGEYVQDRDASRDAGSECRAAVRAVEAHALDASVAVKLSALGAVFDRDGCTAHLGRIMAEGKRRGVGVEIDMEGRNLVDFTLAAAGRVAGEGHAVTLAVQAYLQRAAGDLRAMEGAGIRPRLVKGAYLGDTRDFGLIQRQFRAIAASLLSSRTPFSVGTHDPDLVAWLTAHAESRDLVEFGFLMGLADQTKTAMAADGWKVSEYVPYGRRGSIYEARRVQYLDRLRDLGRSPLP, encoded by the coding sequence ATGGCAGGTCCTGACAGGCGCTGGTTTCTTCCCGACCTCGACGAGGCGGTGCGATGGTGCGAAGAGAGGAATCGTCAGGGCATCAGCTGCAGCATCAGCCCCCTCGGCGAGTACGTGCAGGACCGTGACGCCTCCCGGGACGCAGGATCAGAGTGCCGCGCCGCTGTCAGGGCCGTCGAGGCGCACGCGCTCGACGCCTCGGTCGCGGTGAAACTCTCCGCGCTGGGTGCGGTCTTCGACCGGGACGGGTGCACGGCGCACCTGGGACGCATCATGGCCGAAGGGAAGAGGCGGGGAGTCGGGGTTGAGATCGACATGGAAGGGCGAAACCTTGTCGATTTCACCCTTGCAGCGGCAGGCCGCGTTGCCGGGGAGGGGCACGCGGTGACGCTGGCCGTCCAGGCCTATCTCCAGAGGGCCGCCGGAGACCTCCGGGCGATGGAGGGGGCCGGGATCAGGCCGCGGCTCGTCAAGGGGGCATACCTCGGCGACACCCGCGACTTCGGCCTGATCCAGAGGCAGTTCCGCGCCATCGCCGCCTCACTCCTCTCCTCCCGCACGCCCTTCTCGGTGGGGACCCATGACCCCGACCTGGTGGCGTGGCTGACCGCACATGCGGAGAGCCGCGACCTGGTGGAGTTCGGCTTTCTGATGGGCCTTGCCGACCAGACCAAGACGGCGATGGCCGCGGACGGCTGGAAGGTCTCCGAGTACGTGCCGTACGGTCGGAGGGGATCGATATATGAGGCGCGGCGGGTGCAGTACCTCGACCGCCTCCGCGACCTCGGCCGATCGCCCCTCCCCTGA